The Papaver somniferum cultivar HN1 chromosome 3, ASM357369v1, whole genome shotgun sequence genome includes a region encoding these proteins:
- the LOC113356177 gene encoding phosphoribosylaminoimidazole carboxylase, chloroplastic-like translates to MLLRCPFVTSCGDRRYLLSGLDSKTHHTATLEIQVLGVAMKSFKSGNGASSVQLKNHITCCRSSKEDSSSSVRQDEISVHGVSNKVVGVLGGGQLGQMLCQAASQMGIKVMVSDPLENCPASALAYGHVVGRFDDSAAVEEFAKRCGVLTFEIEHVDVAALEKLEQEGVDCQPKASTIRIIQDKYLQKIHFSQHGIPMPEFREINDEESAREAGDSFGYPLMIKSKRLAYDGRGNAVAHTKEDLSSCVAALGGYGHGLYVEKWAPFVAELAVIVARGRDGSLSCYPVIETIHKDNICHIVKAPAEIPWKIKELATDVAQRAVRSLDGAGVFAVELFLTKDEQILLNEVAPRPHNSGHQTIESCYTSQYEQHLRAVLGLPLGDSSMKIPAAIMYNLLGEEEGEQGFALAHQLIGRALNVPGASVHWYNKPEIRKQRKMGHITIVGPSMVNVENKLKSLLSKEDKISDGLSQATPLVGIIMGSDSDLPIMKEAAKVLDIFGVPYEVRIVSAHRTPELMNVYAKSAHKRGIQVIIAGAGGAAHLPGMVASETPLPVVAVPIRGSQLGGLDSVLSMLQMPRGIPTATVGINNAENAALLAVRTLAILYPEMQARMIQYQQDMTDDVLRKGDKLMDLGWEGYLDSR, encoded by the coding sequence ATGCTTCTTCGGTGTCCTTTTGTCACATCCTGTGGTGACCGGCGTTATTTATTATCTGGCTTAGATTCTAAAACTCATCATACAGCAACCTTAGAAATTCAAGTTTTAGGCGTTGCGATGAAGAGTTTTAAGAGTGGAAATGGAGCTTCATCTGTTCAGCTCAAGAACCACATCACGTGTTGTCGATCATCCAAAGAGGATTCATCTAGTTCAGTCAGACAGGACGAGATATCTGTACATGGAGTGTCTAACAAAGTTGTTGGTGTCTTGGGAGGAGGGCAATTGGGTCAGATGTTATGTCAGGCAGCTTCACAGATGGGTATCAAAGTAATGGTTTCGGATCCGCTCGAGAACTGTCCAGCAAGTGCTCTTGCGTACGGCCATGTAGTTGGAAGATTTGATGATAGTGCTGCAGTTGAAGAATTTGCAAAGAGGTGCGGAGTATTGACTTTTGAAATTGAACATGTTGATGTTGCTGCACTAGAAAAGCTTGAGCAAGAAGGGGTAGATTGCCAGCCTAAAGCCTCGACAATTCGAATAATTCAAGATAAATACCTTCAGAAAATACACTTTTCTCAGCACGGGATTCCAATGCCTGAATTTAGGGAGATAAATGACGAAGAAAGTGCAAGGGAAGCTGGGGACTCATTTGGGTATCCTCTTATGATCAAGAGCAAAAGGTTAGCCTATGATGGCCGTGGAAATGCTGTTGCTCATACCAAAGAGGATCTTTCTTCTTGTGTAGCTGCTCTTGGAGGATATGGTCACGGTTTATATGTCGAGAAGTGGGCGCCATTCGTGGCGGAGCTGGCTGTCATTGTTGCAAGGGGAAGGGATGGTTCCCTTTCATGCTATCCTGTGATTGAAACCATTCACAAGGATAACATTTGTCACATAGTCAAGGCACCTGCAGAAATACCATGGAAGATCAAGGAACTTGCTACTGATGTTGCGCAAAGAGCTGTCAGGTCATTAGATGGAGCTGGTGTCTTTGCGGTCGAGTTGTTTCTGACCAAAGATGAGCAGATTTTGCTCAACGAAGTTGCTCCCAGACCTCACAATAGTGGGCATCAAACAATAGAATCTTGCTATACTTCACAATATGAGCAGCATTTACGAGCTGTTCTTGGTCTTCCACTCGGTGACTCTTCAATGAAGATCCCAGCTGCTATCATGTACAATCTACTTGGTGAAGAGGAGGGTGAACAAGGGTTTGCTTTAGCTCATCAACTAATTGGAAGAGCGTTGAATGTTCCCGGAGCTTCTGTTCACTGGTATAACAAGCCAGAAATACGAAAGCAGCGCAAGATGGGTCACATTACAATTGTTGGCCCCTCCATGGTCAATGTGGAAAATAAACTGAAGTCCTTGCTAAGTAAAGAAGATAAAATTTCAGATGGTCTGAGCCAAGCTACCCCTCTTGTTGGAATTATAATGGGTTCTGATTCAGATCTTCCTATCATGAAGGAGGCGGCCAAGGTGTTGGACATATTTGGCGTGCCTTATGAGGTACGAATAGTTTCAGCACACCGGACCCCCGAACTGATGAATGTTTATGCTAAATCAGCTCATAAACGAGGCATTCAAGTTATAATTGCTGGTGCTGGTGGTGCAGCACACTTGCCAGGTATGGTGGCATCAGAAACTCCCCTACCTGTTGTAGCTGTTCCTATACGCGGCTCTCAGTTAGGGGGGCTCGACTCTGTCTTATCTATGCTCCAGATGCCAAGAGGTATTCCAACAGCTACGGTTGGTATAAATAACGCAGAAAATGCAGCTTTGCTTGCTGTGAGGACACTGGCGATTTTATATCCTGAAATGCAGGCTAGAATGATCCAATATCAGCAAGACATGACGGATGATGTCCTGAGGAAAGGAGACAAGTTAATGGACCTTGGTTGGGAAGGATATTTGGATTCTAGATAA